The DNA segment ttcagacgaagctgaaaacgattcagacgtagttgattgcgatccattctcatggattgcgatctaTAGCAACCGGAcaaagattcagaggaaagtgagaacaggtgtaagAATCTAATAAAATGACAGGCAAACAATTCATTCATTCCCTTTTATCATATCATACTTACAATTCAAAACGCAAGGAAATATAACGTAGAAGTTTAACGTAGTTGAGCGGAAATACAAGGCCTCCGTTATGTATAGCATCATTGTAATTGCTAATGAGCAGCCTCCCATGCTAACAACTCTAAAAGAAATAGATAAAAGAATTCATATACAGTTTTAACACTACACAAGTTTCtaaaacatttttgcaaaaaaaaaaaccaaatgtacTTACGGTTTGTAATGTATGTACAGCGTACAATGAACTAATGCGACTGCTTTTAATATACAATATATTCCCAGTATCCTAGAAATTGTGTAGTCTCCTGCGTTGTATAgattagaaaaagaaaaaaataataagtaaaatatttgatttggGCTTTTGATGCacattcaaaattaattaatataaatGTATGAGCTACCTTCTATAAACTGCGTTTCAGAATGATCTCCTAGAAAACTCCGTCGCTCTATGTAACACCGGAAGGCTGTACCTAAATCCATGAAGGCCACAAAGGCAATCCATCCGCGAAATGCATATAATAGCTTCCGTTCCATTATGTATGTATTTCGATTTTCGATTAGATTAAATGGAAACGTAGTTTTCGATcattaaatgattgaagttgGTTATTATGGCCGTGGTACTGTCGTTGTATGGCCCGATAGCTAGGCAGGTACTTTCTAGTTTTTCGGGGGCTTCAATTGCTGGAGAAACGattttacaaatttatttGGATGATCATTGGTTACTACTTTTGCCTGCAGTTTTTTACTTGTTCGGTATTGATTCTACAGTGGCGATCACGTAAAGTCGGACACCTCATATTTCACCTATTATCAGATTTTGCGGCACCCTGGACAGTTTCTTAGACCACTTATAGGAAAACTTTTTTCACGCATCGTTGAGGACACTCTTCAGCTATATttctgcaacaacaaaaaaaagtattgttgGAAAAACAAAGTATACCATATCATATACGACGTGTATAAAAAGCAGCTAGCCACTGTTATGTAGTAGTTGTGAATAATAACCTGTAGAGACATATTCTAAATTCATTAAGTATATTAAGTAAAATCTCAGAAAATCATGcatgaatgtaaaaaaaaaaatatgtaaaatgtATGCGACCCATTGCAAGATAGATAGTTTTCattcttaaacaaaatgatATCGTAACGTGCCAATATTGACCAATACGATTCTGAAATCGTTTAATATAATTTCACACGCATTAGAttcaaagtttcgttgaaaatgattcaGCCGTTTCGGAGGACGCTGGCAATACAGGTGGTCTcggcacaatttttcgatcgaaaaaattcgataggcgctcacgtaaaactgacagtcggcctcagcacaatttttcgatcgaaaaaaatcgatcaatccggctgtcattttggtgtcattCGACACTCATTTCAACGtcaaggtgttcattttactggtctttttgaaaactggtataccatgacactcacgagcaaaatgaactatgctacaaaaattcgatagTTCCGTTTTGTATGGCGAAAAATCCGCAACGCATTGAGCTGCGCAAGTTATCGAATACatgcgtcccccgagttacgaccccttCGATTTACAACGATTCGCAGacacgacgattttgattttgacagttaaaagttgtcattgacaagaaattgatgtatttttttgaatatctgggctgataaccattatacacacatttccaaagattccacaactaccctatcttgaatatctatattgtgtacggtttttaaaatataattacagtcgttgccaccaaattttggctctaaggcatcaatttttgacagtgcgcatgaatttttgcctctaaggcatcaatttttgacaatgcgcatcaatttttgactctaacgcacctatttttgtctgtaagtcgtcaatttttgactcttgtaggaataatgacaattttacaaggtatttaagcagatttttaacaattgttattccacaactcataaaaaatacaaaaactgtgtaaattgattgtttcttgagaaaaaatgatgaaattttagaatttctaaagcttttgtttacagctgaaaatacgtgccaatttttttcactccattgaAACTgccaaaattggcaaaacaattattttattttaatttgtatcaataaaattattcactatttaacttaatttcaatcatttcagaacacacagtttcagaaattacataaaattttgtaaataaagcgattgactcacagtcaaaaattgatgccttcgaggcaaaaattgatgcgctctgtcaaaaattgatgccttcgaggcaaaaatcgtgaaacgctgtcaaaaattggtgccttcgagacaaaaataagtgagttagagtcaaaatttagcggcaacgactgtattacattcggcctcagcacaatttttcgatcgaaaaaattcgatcgatccggctgtcattttggtgtcattCGACACTCATTTCACCGtcaaggtgttcattttactggtctttttgaaaactggtataccatgacactcacgagcaaaatgaactatgctacaaaaattcgatagTTCCGTTTTGTATGGCGAAAAATCCGCAACGCATTGAGCTGCGCAAGTTATCGAATACATGCGTctcccgagttacgaccccctcgatttacaacgattcgcagatacgacgattttgattttgacagttaaaagttgtcattgacaagaaattgatgtattttttttgaatatctgggctgataaccgttatacacacatttccaaagattccacaactaccctatcttgtatatctatattgtgtacgggttttaaaatataattattacattatcgaacattattttaaataaaatacacgatatcataaattccaactcttcaacttcggttataaactttatattcatagatattcgacatacgcctttttcgacttacgcctttctttgggacattttttcggtcccaaatacagtcgtatctcgggggacacctgtatcAGAACCAACACATTTACTAACTTGCTTTTACACaacgtttttcaaaaacatcatccttgatttatggcatttttctgATATTTGATAAATTCCGCAGCCAATGCGTCGCGGATTTTTCCCCATACAAAGtggaacgatcgaatttttgtagcatagttcattttgctcgtgagtgtcatggtataccagttttcaaaaagatcagtaaaatgaacaccttggcggcgaaatgagtgtcaaatgacatcAAAATtatcggcctcagcacaatttttcgatcgaaaaaattcgatcgatccggctgtcatgttgatgtcatttgacactcatttcaCCGTCAAGGTGTTCATTAtactggtctttttgaaaactggtataccatgacactcacgagcaaaatgaactatgctacaaaaattcgatcgttccgctttgtatggcGAAAAATCCGCAACTcattgagctgcggaaatttTCGATTAcagaaaaatgccataaatcaaggttaatggttttgaaaaacgttacgtaaaagcaagttggtaattgttttggtttttttttaaatattttgggtgaaaaaaaataatttattaaatattttaaaaaatgatttGCCTACACTAACGGCTTCAGCACCATtgttcgatcgaaaaaattcgatcgatccggctgtcattttggtgtcatttgacactcatttcgccgccaaggtgttcattttactggtctttttgaaaactggtataccatgacactcacgagcaaaatgaactatgctacaaaaattcgatcaTTCCGCTTTGTATGGGGAAAAATACGCGACAcattgagctgcggaaattatcgaatatcagaaaaatgccataaatcaaggttgatgtttttgaaaaacgttatttaaaagcaagttggtaaatgttttggttctttttcaatgttttgggtgataaaaaattatttttaaaattgtttaccTGGGGGGCCAACTTCATGTAGGGGtataaaagaaatagttatactgtcagttttacgtgagcgcctatagaattttttcgatcgaaaaatcgTGCTGAGGCCGTAAATACTGAACTCGAAGGGAATCGACTTCATGTAGAAATATGACagaaatagttatactgtcagttttaTGTGAGCGCCTaacgaattttttcgatcgaaaaattgtgctgaggccgtaTAGCAggatcgatcgaattttttcgatcgaaaaattgtgctaaGTTCGTATATAACAGGTGGGCTTatggccgcggggccatgggatTTCTAAACGCTCATTTTCTAAAGCACttatgagtgcttttgagaaaccCACGTTTTCAAAGTTTGTCGAATCGGCACAAAATCGGTtcgagaatctttgagaatcgtGACGATGAAGCGATCGGTTTTTCGGTAATcagtttggaaaatgtattcgaTGTTTCtaattgaaaaagtttaataaaatatgcgatcaaaaatttgttttttatttaaagcgccaaataaagcttgagtggCTATATCAATTTCTCAGAGTGACAAAAATTTACGAAGGCCACGAGCTCGCGTCTGAGAAtaagttttgagtgcttgagaatgttttctctCTTGCAAACGAATTGAAAACGGAGGATTTTTGGATCTCTAACAAATTCAACTGTTTTTTCGTAAAAAGTGTGGTACAGATTAATGACAACATCTGCAATGAAACTGAACCTGTTGTGTTTATTTGCATGCAGTATAATACGCatatttttcgttttcgtAAAATCTCACTTatcaaactaaaaaaatatgttttaactTGACTAAATCTACAAGTATTGAAAACGTGTCTGCCAAAACTGTTCAAAATGTATTCGATGTGATAGGtgagaaacatttttttgttgttgattaaTCAATCATTGGAAGAGGGAATCTTTCCTAAATCTTGGAAGGAATCATTAATCGTTCCAATTCCTAAAGTGAGTGGCACAATTACAGCGGAAGAGTTTCGTTCTATTAATATGCTCCATGTTTTAGAGAAAAATTTAGAAATAGTAGTCCAAGAACAGTTGATTCATTGATACTCATGAGCTCTAGGTTCGGGAGCAATTAGGCTATAGGGAAGGTCACTCTTGTGAAACAGCGTTAAACCTGGTGCTCGCAGTTAAGCGAGATGTGGGGAATACTGGAAAGCAGTGGACTAAGATAAAAAACGTTATCTTTGGACTGGCTATACGAAAAGGAAACCCATGGAGCAATTGATTACGCCGGAAGCTTTATAACGTTTTCCGCTTTTATTTGACGTTACAAGGTTGATGTAAATCCGGAAATTCCTTTGTTGTcatgttgttgcttttaaaCGCATCTGTGATCTTACCACTTGCTCGATATAAATTTGAATTAGCATTACTAAACCAGTTTATTTAATATCTTACGATACTTCGTCTTTCTCAATCCTGTGTTGGGGTATGAGGTGGGacctatcatcatcatcatcatcaccaatAGATTGACCAAAGTGAGTGTATATATCAGATGGGCTTATGGTGTTCTTCCTCACCAATACATCGACACACAATTTGACAGTTTGTTCCATAACAAAATCTAGTATGCCTTGAAGGTTAAACAGTATCTCACAGAAATGGTATGTGGTTTGACTCAGGTGCATCACGAAGAATGATGCCAAAAAAACTTCAAGGGGAAGTTCAGTGTTGGTTCAACACTGTAGGTAAGGTCGACACCTCGCCGTTTTAGTATTTATAAAACTTTCTGAAAAAAATGGTACACCTTGTTTATATTAACTGTTTCGAATATTTGAGTCACATTTTCGAATATTTGGGAGCTTTATGGTCTCAAACAACTCCACGATTCTGGAATGACCGCTTCAACTCGTCATTGTTAAAGTTTGGGTTCCGTAGATCAAACCGGGACTACTGCCTATACGTTTCAACTGAGACCTGtctgcaatttatttgttgcTTAATATCGACGATCTTCTGATTGTTGGAAGAAATATTCAAACGATCGAGAAGCTGAAGCGCCAGTTCACAGATGAATTTGAAATGACCGACTGTGGACAAACGAAGTTCTTCTTGGGAATGCGAGTAGAGTACAGCCGCAATCGTGGCGAATGGAAGCTTTCACAGGATGCAGCTGCTAACAACATTTGGATAAAATGGAATTTTGGAATGTTATCCAGCGAAGACCACGATGGAGAAAGGACTTCAGTTGAGTCGAAATGGAAATTATACTTTGCAGTCATATATACTCGAGAGTCGCTAGGCAGTTTGATGTATCCAATGCTATGTGTGTGACCTGAGTTGCGGCCCACGAGGTCTTTTGGTTTGGCCCGTGACCGCTTGAGAGAAAAATTATTTGTAGAAGCATTTCTGCTTCTATTTTCAACTCCGCAGGTTTCTATATGAATTGTCAGACCATGCATCGTCATAAAACCTTGTCGGTTTTTTATCTACCATCTCTCTATTCTCTCTATGCATGtatgcataaaaaaataattgcacaAAAAAGGTTGAAGTCATagaaagaaaatcaaacatagtTATTTTCATGAAACTGAGCTATAAATTCTGCACAATTTTAGTGAAATGCGGAAAAATATTCCGATGATTAAATTTACaaggtttcccacgatttattagTCAACaaccatgattttttggtgcgttcccacgattttttggtgcgttcccacgattttttgatcgtatcccatagatctTTGGATtgatttcataatttattggtcTCGTCCGATTGGATATTAATATAAATGAACcaaaaaattctaaaaaaacggccaaaaaatggtgggaacgcaccaaaaaaatatgggacccaaccaaaaattgatgggaaccaaccaataaatcgtggggaACCCTGTATTAGCaaaaaatatttgatgaaCAATTCGTAACAGAAACAACTCACGATGTAGTTTCAACCTCATTCAAAATTGTGAATGTCTTACTCATATGTATGTAGTTTaggaacattatttttttttagttaagCCATCAATTAAGGCAAAATGAAGATCTGAATTGGACTGAACGACCTGTTGTAATCTATGGACTTTAGACAGCTATTTTATTTCTAgctcaaaaatattgataatcaAAATGACACCAATATCAACTTTACAAAATTTACTGCTCCGTATTGGAACTAACGCGTTAGTCATGGCCAGTTTGTGCACATTATTTGTGCGTACTGAACCTTGTTAGTTGCCATAAAACTCTGCAAATATTGGATATATCAGAAGCCTATAACCAATTGAAAATAATCTACTACAGctatttttttacctttttgcgTCAAAGATTTTACTTTTACGTTACGTCATGTTAAGTAGCTATCATctcaaaatgaaatgaaaagatcTGCTAACGATATGATTTTTGTATCAAATAATATCATGTATAAATTAGATTGCATGCCGTGCTACTATTTTCAGTGGCTTGGTCCGCGGggtcaaatgagtttgacatcgctGCCTTAAAGGAACCGCTACAATGGGATTTTACTATAAAACAAATCTGTCTTTTGAAGATATTTACGTTTCAATGCCTGTCATGTTCAATCGACAAAATCACGACATTATGAGACCAAACGATGAACTGATAATACTCGGCGATTTTAACCAAAATCAAATTGAATGGAATAGTAGTGGGTTTGCCCAAATCGCTATAGGTAATAATCATATAATTGATATCATTGATATGTACCTGTTCAAGCAAATCAACAATGTGAGAAATCAAACTGGACGAATATTAGATCTTGTATTAGCTGATGACAATTTATAAAATCGTATGaccgttgatagtttttaaagttttaaatcCTTTAAAACGTTCTGAAGACTGTCTGTCTGTTAAAACTAAAATTGGAGCCACATAGTTGGAACATGTCTTTTCAAGATGCTTAACAGTCTATAAAGCATCAAGATTAACTGATCTTGTTAAATATAAGACCATCACTCCTCAAGGTAGCGTGTTAAGTCCACTCCTATTTGTGTTATTTGTCAATGACTGTATTAGTATTCTTCCATCTGATGGTTATCTTCTCTACGCAGATGATATTAAGTTTTTCTTACCTATCTCCATTATGCTTCCATTATCCGATGCTTCCACTCTTCAAGATCATCTTAATAAATTCTCATCATGGTGTACCGCAAGAGGGCTAGAACTCTGTATTGATAAATGCAGTGTTATCTCTTTTGGTCACCCTTGTAACAGGATTGCAGCCGCCTACACACTCGGCGATATTCCTATTCAGCAAGTGCATGTAGTGAAAGATCTTGGCGTATGGATGGATGAATCATTAACATTTAAAGTTCATATCAATACTACTATTAGAAAGGCTAGACAAGCTCTCGGTATAGTGTTACGTTTATTCCGTGATTTTGATGATCCGGGGTGTTTAAAGGTTTTGTACTGTTACTGGGTGTGATCGATTTTAGAGTACGCTTGCATAATATGGGCCCCAACGGGTAGCAAAGACAAGGAGAGAATTGAGAAAGTACAAAATGATTCACTCGTATCGCACTCAACAAGGCATTTAGGGCATCATCAAATACAACAGTTCCTGACAATGAAACACGATGTCAGTTGTTGCAATGAGAAAAGCTGAATGTGCGCTTCATTCCGGCGAAGACAATGTTTATCGCTAATATTCTGTACAATATGATCGAATCTCCTTATTTGCTGAACTGTCTCAATTTTTATGTTCCGTCACGTCGTCTGCGGATACGCCCTCCCCTGTAGCTCTTGATCCGTCGCACTTGTCATGGACAGAATGACCCACTTTTAAGAACGATCAGTAATTTCAATGAAGCACCTGTTCGATTTCAATATTTCTTCTGTTCAGTTCCGTAGATGTCTTCACACCCTAAATCAATAGTTGACATTGTGTTCGTTATTATTGTGTATAATTGTCATTTCAGTGTTTTTTCCGTATTAATGAGAGAATGACCCACTTTTAAGAGCGATCAGCAATTTCAATGAAGCACCTGTTCGATTTCAATATTTCTTCTGTTAAGTTAAGTAGATGTCTTCACACCGTAAATCAATAGTTGTCATTGTGTTCGTTATTCTTGTGTATAATTGTCATTTCAGTATTAACCGTTTTAATGGGCGGTCTATGCATCAGGCAAGGatagattaaaataatatagaTTTaggatttaaaaacaaattgttcAGTCTAATTTGAGCGGACAATTGAAtataaagaaacaaataatcaaacaaataaatatatgGGGGCAGACAAAACACGCACCCTCGGCTTAGCACGGATTTTATTATATTACGTCTTGGGTGAAGGGAACTTGGAACAAACTATACAGGCTGTACCTGAGATTAAAGCttgccaggctccggtgggctggccatgttgtacgcatggaaacggacgacctagtccgtaaagtcttttttaggccgtccataAGGACAGAGGAGGTGTGGTAGGTTCAAATTGAGGTAGCAAGATGGCGAGGAGGAGTTCGCCATTAAGGCTgcgataacggactggcagacgaaggcgcgagaccgtgagcgatTTCGGAAACTCCTGAgacaggccaagaccgcaaagcgccAGATAACGCTAACGAGTGAAAAAGAACATGATGTTCCCATTAAAATAAactcccaaatagccagctcgtactttatagctgatttagggcgTGAGTGTagtgattgtgaattatcagtaaattgtgtaaaattttgtgtaattcatcaatacaaaagatttaaaaatatacatatgttattaaacgaaacaaatctt comes from the Anopheles coluzzii chromosome 2, AcolN3, whole genome shotgun sequence genome and includes:
- the LOC120947262 gene encoding uncharacterized protein LOC120947262, whose amino-acid sequence is MERKLLYAFRGWIAFVAFMDLGTAFRCYIERRSFLGDHSETQFIEGDYTISRILGIYCILKAVALVHCTLYIHYKPVVSMGGCSLAITMMLYITEALYFRSTTLNFYVIFPCVLNSITLIGLLYIPRKLRLWEHRIASENDDENSQLLKQMGGFKKRRAHKNKTP